The genomic region CGAAGCCGTCGGCTTCGTCCGGCGGCACCCCGTCCGGCTCCTCCTCCGCCTCGGGCTCCAGCAGCTCCTCCGGCGGAACCATCCGGCTCGGCGTCATCACCTCGATCACCGGCTCCCAGGCGGCCTTCGGGCAGGCCCACCAGCGCGGCTACGAGATCGCGCTGGAGGAGATCAACGCCAAGGGCGGCGTGCTGGGCAAGAAGATCGAGCTGGACTACTGCGACGACACCTCCAAGCCGGACCAGGCCGTGCAATGCGTCTCGAAGCTGATCGACCAGGACCACGTGCCGCTGGTGATGGGCTCCTACTCCAGCGAGAGCACGTACGCCATCGTGCCGGTGATGACGCAGAAGCAGGTCCCGCTCATCATCCCGACGGCGGTGGCGGACAACGTGATGCAGACGGGCTCGCCCTGGATCTTCCGCGTCTGCGCGGGCTCCGGCGACTACGCCAAGGCCATGGTCGACTTCCTGAAGCAGAACGGCGACCCCAAGACCATGGCCATCATCTATGAGAACACCAACTTCGGCCAGTCCAACGACAAGTCCATGCGCCAGGCGGCGGCCGCCGCGGGCATCCAGGTGATCGACGAGGAGGCCTACAACGCCGGCTCGCCCGACTACAAGGCGCTCCTGCAGAAGGTGAAGGCGAAGCATCCGGACGCCATCTACTTCGCCAGCTACCTGCTGGACGCGGTGACGCTGATGCACCAGGCGCGGCAGGTCGACCTGAACGTCAAGTACTTCACCGCCGCTGGCACCGGCTTCAGCGCCGCCGAGTTCCCCACCCCGGACAAGGGCGCCGGCAAGGACGCCGAGTACACCTTCTCGGTCAACCAGTGGCTGCCCGACGTCAACTGGCCGGGTTCCAAGGAGTTCGACCAGAAGTTCTTCCAGAAGTACGGCGCGCACCCGGCCTACCACGCCATCGAGGCCTACGCCGCGCTCTACGCGGCGGCGGCGGCCATCGAGAAGGCGGGATCGCTGGATCCGGCCAAGATCCAGGAGGCGCTCCACCACATCGACATCCAGACCGCCTTCGGCCCCGTCCACTTCGGCCAGAGCGGCCAGAACCCGCACCCGGTGCTGATCTCCCAGGTGCAGGGCGGCAAGTTTGTCACCGTCTGGCCGCCGGACGTGGCCTCGGCCAAGCCGATCTACCCGACGCCGCCCTGGAGCCAGCGCTAGCAGGCAGGCCGGAACGGGGTGGGTGGCGCCGCCGGAGGGCCGTCCGGAACGCCACCCGCCTCCGTGTTCAGCGGCCCCCGGCGGGCCGCCCGTCGGGCGGCAGCCGGGCCGAGTTCGACGGTGGGGAGGCGACTCCTTGGTCGTCCTGCAGACAGTGCTCAACGGGCTCCTGACGGGCGGGCTCTACGCGCTCATCGGCATCGGCATGGCGCTGGTCTTCGGCGTCATGCGCATCGTCAACTTCGCCCACGGGGCCCTCATCATGGTCGGTATGTACGCCGCCTACTTCGCCTTCACGCTCCTGGGGCTGAGCCCCTACCTGGGCTGGCTCCTCTCCGCGCTCCTGCTCTTCGCCCTGGGCTGGCTCCTCTACCGGGGCCTGATCCGGCCGGTGATGGGCCAGTCGGACTTCATGCAGATCCTCCTCACCACCGGCATCTGGCTGGCGCTGGTCGACTTGGCGCAGCTCGCCTTCGGCGCCGACTACCGCCAGATCAACCTGGCGCTGGCCAACGCCGTGGTCCACCTGGGCCCGTTGACCCTGAGCGACGGCTATCTCCTCTCCTTCGCGGCGGCCGTGCTGGTCATCGGGCTGGTCTACGCCTTTCTCTACCGGACGGAGATCGGCCGCGACGTCCGCGCCGTCGCCCAGAACCGCGAGGTGGCGCCGCTGATGGGCATCGACGTGGAGCGCGTCTCCGCGGTCGCCTTCGCCCTGGGCGCCGCCTGCGCCGGCGCCGGCGGCGCGCTCCTGCTGCCGCTCTTCTACCTCTACCCGACGGTGGGCGACCCGCTTCTGCTCCGCTCCTTCGTCATGGTGGTGCTGGGCGGCATGGGCAGCGTGGAGGGCGCCGCGCTGGGCGGTCTCGTGCTGGGCGTGGCCGAGAGCCTGACGGGCTACTTCTGGACGGACAGCTACTCGCAGGTGGTCGACTTCCTGCTCTTCCTCGCGGTCCTGCTGGTCCGGCCCAGCGGCCTCCTGGGGAGGCAGCGGGCATGAGCGGGGATCGTCGCCGGCTCTACGCCGGCAGCCTGGTCGCCCTGGTGCTCCTTCTGCTGGTGCCGCTGGGGGTGCAGAACGGCTACTACCTGGAGGTGCTCTTCCGCGTCTTCATCTTCGCCGCCCTGGGGCTGGCCTGGAACCTGGTGGGCGGCTACGCGGGGCAGC from Bacillota bacterium harbors:
- a CDS encoding branched-chain amino acid ABC transporter permease translates to MVVLQTVLNGLLTGGLYALIGIGMALVFGVMRIVNFAHGALIMVGMYAAYFAFTLLGLSPYLGWLLSALLLFALGWLLYRGLIRPVMGQSDFMQILLTTGIWLALVDLAQLAFGADYRQINLALANAVVHLGPLTLSDGYLLSFAAAVLVIGLVYAFLYRTEIGRDVRAVAQNREVAPLMGIDVERVSAVAFALGAACAGAGGALLLPLFYLYPTVGDPLLLRSFVMVVLGGMGSVEGAALGGLVLGVAESLTGYFWTDSYSQVVDFLLFLAVLLVRPSGLLGRQRA
- a CDS encoding ABC transporter substrate-binding protein, giving the protein KPSASSGGTPSGSSSASGSSSSSGGTIRLGVITSITGSQAAFGQAHQRGYEIALEEINAKGGVLGKKIELDYCDDTSKPDQAVQCVSKLIDQDHVPLVMGSYSSESTYAIVPVMTQKQVPLIIPTAVADNVMQTGSPWIFRVCAGSGDYAKAMVDFLKQNGDPKTMAIIYENTNFGQSNDKSMRQAAAAAGIQVIDEEAYNAGSPDYKALLQKVKAKHPDAIYFASYLLDAVTLMHQARQVDLNVKYFTAAGTGFSAAEFPTPDKGAGKDAEYTFSVNQWLPDVNWPGSKEFDQKFFQKYGAHPAYHAIEAYAALYAAAAAIEKAGSLDPAKIQEALHHIDIQTAFGPVHFGQSGQNPHPVLISQVQGGKFVTVWPPDVASAKPIYPTPPWSQR